The proteins below come from a single Acidobacteriota bacterium genomic window:
- a CDS encoding type II secretion system protein, whose protein sequence is MTTPRKTAGILKGRGGFTLVEMLVTLSIVAVLAGAAVPLARTAIQREKEIELRRNLRILREAIDVYKNMADENLFSVEADSEGYPPDLKTLVEGVEIVDKSEGASSEKKIFRFLRRIPRDPMTESPDWGLRSFQDDPGSDSWGGENVFDVYTRSTAKALDGSRYREW, encoded by the coding sequence ATGACAACACCGCGGAAAACAGCGGGAATCTTAAAAGGGCGCGGCGGCTTCACCCTGGTGGAGATGCTCGTCACGCTTTCCATTGTGGCCGTTCTGGCCGGGGCCGCCGTGCCGTTGGCCCGGACCGCGATCCAAAGGGAAAAAGAGATCGAATTGAGACGGAACCTGAGGATTCTCCGCGAAGCCATCGATGTCTACAAAAATATGGCCGACGAAAACCTGTTCTCCGTCGAAGCCGACAGCGAGGGCTATCCTCCCGACCTGAAAACCCTGGTCGAAGGTGTCGAAATCGTCGATAAATCCGAAGGCGCTTCCAGCGAAAAAAAAATCTTTCGTTTCCTTCGCCGGATTCCCCGCGACCCCATGACGGAATCCCCGGACTGGGGGCTTCGCTCCTTCCAGGACGATCCGGGTTCCGATTCCTGGGGAGGCGAAAACGTCTTCGATGTCTATACCCGAAGCACGGCCAAGGCTTTGGACGGCAGTCGATACAGGGAGTGGTGA
- a CDS encoding prepilin-type N-terminal cleavage/methylation domain-containing protein, with protein sequence MIRRFCKWHASPGFTLIELIVVFALIGILVGLGLPQYRTATQRAREAVLKENLFIMRKLLDQYYQDKGRYPPSLNTLVEDGYLRTIPVDPITQSADTWIPIPYFPAPDEPAASPLPGIWDVKSGSERTGLNGTLYNTW encoded by the coding sequence ATGATCCGCCGATTTTGCAAATGGCACGCCTCTCCGGGGTTCACCCTCATCGAGTTGATTGTCGTCTTCGCCCTGATCGGCATCCTTGTCGGCCTCGGACTTCCGCAATATCGAACAGCCACTCAGCGGGCGCGCGAGGCCGTTCTGAAGGAAAACCTATTCATTATGAGAAAGCTCCTTGACCAGTATTATCAGGACAAGGGCCGCTACCCCCCGTCCCTCAACACACTGGTCGAAGACGGATACTTGAGAACCATCCCCGTCGATCCGATCACCCAGTCCGCCGACACCTGGATCCCTATCCCCTATTTCCCCGCGCCGGATGAGCCGGCCGCATCTCCCCTTCCGGGCATATGGGACGTCAAATCGGGTTCAGAGCGCACCGGCCTGAATGGGACGCTTTACAACACATGGTGA